One stretch of Brevibacillus laterosporus DNA includes these proteins:
- a CDS encoding diaminopimelate epimerase, whose protein sequence is MKFTKMHGIGNDYVYVNCFAEPLTNVDLPELSRRVSQQHFGIGADGLILIMPSEIANFRMRVFNNDGSEARNCGNGLRCVSKYVFDHGLTNETSFTIETSGGIVTPVVHVGLDGKVEKVTVDMGKPRLLRGQIPMTGNPDTEAISEQVEINGRTFTFTAVSMGNPHVVILTDNISEEDVTTYGPLLEKHSLFPERANIEFISINTASDITFRVWERGSGVTLACGTGACAALVAAVLEGKAERMATIHLLGGDLQIEWREDDQHVYMTGAATEVFAGEYFETLPILEK, encoded by the coding sequence ATGAAGTTTACCAAAATGCATGGGATAGGCAATGATTATGTATATGTCAATTGTTTTGCAGAACCGCTTACGAACGTAGATTTGCCGGAGCTTTCACGAAGAGTAAGCCAGCAACATTTCGGTATCGGGGCAGATGGTTTGATTCTGATTATGCCGTCTGAAATAGCGAATTTTCGGATGAGAGTATTTAATAATGATGGTAGCGAGGCGCGCAATTGTGGCAACGGTCTGCGTTGTGTTAGCAAATATGTATTCGATCATGGCTTAACGAATGAAACCTCTTTTACCATTGAAACAAGTGGAGGAATTGTTACACCAGTTGTACACGTAGGGCTGGATGGCAAAGTAGAAAAGGTGACAGTTGATATGGGGAAGCCACGTCTTTTACGTGGACAAATTCCTATGACAGGAAATCCTGACACCGAAGCAATTAGTGAACAGGTGGAAATAAATGGACGTACCTTTACTTTTACAGCTGTATCTATGGGAAATCCACATGTGGTAATTCTGACGGATAACATATCCGAGGAAGATGTAACTACCTATGGGCCATTGTTAGAAAAGCATTCCTTATTCCCTGAAAGAGCCAACATTGAATTTATCTCAATCAATACAGCTTCTGATATTACCTTTCGTGTGTGGGAACGTGGCTCTGGAGTAACACTTGCCTGCGGAACAGGAGCATGTGCTGCATTAGTAGCTGCTGTTTTGGAAGGAAAAGCAGAGCGAATGGCGACGATCCATTTGCTAGGTGGCGATTTGCAGATTGAATGGCGTGAAGATGACCAGCATGTATATATGACGGGTGCAGCAACAGAAGTATTTGCCGGGGAGTATTTCGAAACATTGCCCATACTTGAAAAATAG
- a CDS encoding cysteine desulfurase has translation MIYLDNSATTQPHPQVIETMKRTMEAYYGNPSSLHRMGVEAENVLKQARQIAAHALQKKPAEIFFTSGGTESNNTAIKGVAMRYRERGRHIITSQVEHASVLDVCKQLEEFGYEVTYLPVNKEGRVSLDDLKQALRPDTILVSIMHVNNELGTIQPINQIGTYLKLFPKVLFHVDAVQSFGKVPLRINEWGVDLLSLSAHKFHGPRGVGILVKRENLLIEPLLKGGGQESGFRSGTENIPGIAGMAKAMRLVEETANQDIPRLKEMQQRLREGIKQIPGCMINTPETEVAPHILNISVKGMKAEVLLHALEAEGFCVSTRSACSAKSDEPSPVLVATGMSREQAKSSLRISLGKQNTKDDVEKFLVALLTCKNRILPYTKV, from the coding sequence GTGATTTACCTGGATAATAGTGCCACGACCCAACCTCATCCGCAGGTGATTGAAACCATGAAGCGGACTATGGAAGCTTACTATGGGAATCCTTCTTCCTTGCATCGTATGGGCGTAGAAGCAGAGAATGTTTTAAAACAGGCTCGCCAAATTGCTGCTCATGCTTTGCAAAAGAAACCAGCTGAGATTTTCTTTACTTCCGGTGGCACGGAAAGCAATAATACAGCGATTAAAGGTGTAGCCATGCGCTATCGTGAGCGTGGTCGCCATATTATTACTAGTCAAGTAGAGCACGCCTCTGTATTGGATGTATGTAAACAACTAGAGGAATTTGGCTACGAGGTAACTTATCTTCCTGTAAATAAGGAAGGAAGAGTTTCACTAGACGATCTAAAACAAGCGTTGCGACCAGATACAATACTGGTTTCTATTATGCATGTTAATAATGAATTAGGGACAATCCAACCTATTAATCAGATAGGTACGTATCTTAAGCTGTTCCCTAAAGTCTTGTTCCATGTAGATGCGGTTCAAAGTTTTGGAAAAGTACCTCTTCGGATCAATGAGTGGGGAGTTGATTTGCTTAGCTTGTCTGCCCACAAATTTCATGGTCCTCGTGGTGTTGGTATACTAGTAAAACGAGAAAATTTGTTGATTGAGCCTTTATTAAAAGGTGGTGGTCAGGAGAGTGGATTCCGTTCTGGTACGGAAAATATACCTGGAATTGCAGGAATGGCAAAAGCTATGCGCCTAGTCGAAGAGACTGCTAATCAAGATATTCCTCGTTTGAAAGAGATGCAACAACGTTTGAGGGAAGGAATTAAACAGATTCCTGGCTGTATGATAAATACACCTGAAACAGAAGTGGCACCCCATATCTTAAATATTTCCGTAAAAGGGATGAAAGCAGAAGTCTTGTTGCATGCCTTGGAAGCGGAAGGATTCTGTGTGTCTACTCGCTCCGCTTGTTCAGCTAAATCAGATGAGCCAAGTCCAGTATTGGTAGCGACAGGGATGAGTCGTGAACAAGCCAAATCGTCTTTACGGATAAGTCTAGGAAAGCAAAATACAAAGGATGACGTGGAGAAATTCCTAGTAGCGCTGCTAACATGCAAAAATCGCATTTTACCATATACAAAAGTGTAG